The Desulfosporosinus sp. Sb-LF sequence CGACAGATATTACGGCTATTAATGCAGCGTCTGCAGCCTTAACCATCTCGAATATTCCTTTTGAAGGTCCGATTGGAGCAGTCACAGTAGGACTTGTTGAGAATGAATTTGTCATTAATCCTACGATTGATCAAGCGGCTAAAAGCTTAATGCTTCTTACGGTGGCAGGAACGGAAGATGCTGTCATGATGGTGGAAGCTAGTGCTCACGAAGTGCCCGAAGATCAAATATTGGATGCGATTATGTTTGGACATTCGGAAATCAGAAAGATTGTTAAGTTCATCGCGGAGTATCGTGAAGAAGCTTTGACTTTGGGTTTAGCTAAAGAGAAACGCGAAGTGAAGTTTACTAAAATCGAAGATCGTCTTGTCGAATCGGTTAAAGCATATGCCTATGATAAATTAGATGCCGCAGTACGCGTGGAAGAGAAGCATGCTCGGGAAGATGCAATCGACGAAGTTAAAGCAGAAGCCTTGAGTTATTTTGAAGCCGAGTTCCCAGATGATACTAAAGCTATCAAGGCAGTTCTGGAAGACATCGTGCATCTGATTGTCCGCAAATTGATCACGGATGAGCATATTCGTCCGGATGGTCGGGCAGTGGACGAAGTTCGCCCAATCAGTATTGAAGTAGGAATCCTGCCGCGTACTCATGGGACAGGCCTCTTTACAAGAGGGCAAACTCAGGTGTTAACTGTCACAACGTTGGGTGCTGCAGGTGACGAACAAATTTTAGATGGCTTAGGTCTTGAACGGTCAAAGCGATACATACATCATTATAATTTCCCCCCCTATAGTGTTGGGGAAACCCGACCGATGCGAGGACCAGGACGTCGAGAGATTGGTCACGGCGCACTTGCGGAAAGAGCGTTACTACCTGTTTTGCCAGATGAAAATGAATTTCCCTATACAATCCGTTTAGTTTCTGAGGTTTTAGAGTCAAATGGTTCAAGCTCAATGGCCTCTGTTTGCGGAAGTACCCTCTCCCTAATGGACGCAGGTGTTCCTATCACATCTCCAGTGGCAGGCATTGCAATGGGTCTTATTAAGGAAGGGGATCAGATCGCAATTCTCACCGATATTCAGGGCTTAGAAGATCACTTTGGAGATATGGATTTCAAAGTAGCTGGGACTAGCAAAGGTGTAACTGCTTTGCAAATGGATATTAAGATCATGGGCGTTTCCCGCGAGATTCTATCTAGGGCCTTAAGCCAAGCTAAAGCTGGACGGCTTTTTATTCTCAATAAGATGTTGGCTGTCATGGACAAACCACGTCCTCAACTTTCTACCTATGCACCTAGAATCATTACTGCATCTATTCATCCGGATAAGATACGAGATGTTATTGGACCAGGTGGAAAGACGATCAAAAAGATAATTGATGAAACAGGAGTTAAGATTGACATTGAGGATGACGGCCGAGTCTTTATCTCTTCAATGAACGGCGATGGAGGAGAACAGGCGTTAAGAATTATTCAGTCCTTAACTCAGGAAGTGGAAGTAGGTAAAACCTATAAGGGTAGAGTCACGCGGGTCATGGATTTTGGCGCTTTTGTAGAAGTTATCCCGGGCGTTTTGGGTCTTACTGGCAAGGAAGGGCTCGTTCATATTTCCCAACTTGCCCATGAACGCGTCGAAAAGGTAGAAGACATTGTAAAAGTCGGTGATGAGATCATGGTTAAAGCGACAGCCATTGATAAACAGGGTCGTTTGAATCTTTCTCGTAAAGAGGCTATGCCAAACGTACGTAAGGAAAATCCAACCAGCCTCTAAATCGTTCTCAAGCATTTTGAGTTCATTATGTTATATAATCTAAATGATGACAGTCTGTGAGTCCCTCTATCCGCATAAATTTTAAGGAGGGGGGACGCGAATGTTCATTAACTTAAAAATCTCGCGACGAATACTCTCGTTAGGCGGGATTTTCTTTCTATTGTTCGCTGGAGTTGTCGCGGAAAAGTGGATTACGGTATCTCATTCTGCAGTCTTAAAGCCCATTG is a genomic window containing:
- a CDS encoding polyribonucleotide nucleotidyltransferase gives rise to the protein MKQEILEKSLSVGGRTMTFQTGKIGKQAGGSVFLRYGDTVVSAFATCSAAPREGIDFFPLTVEFEERMYAAGKIPGGFIKREGRASEKATLSARLIDRPVRPLFPQGFRNDVQVVAAVMSVDQDCATDITAINAASAALTISNIPFEGPIGAVTVGLVENEFVINPTIDQAAKSLMLLTVAGTEDAVMMVEASAHEVPEDQILDAIMFGHSEIRKIVKFIAEYREEALTLGLAKEKREVKFTKIEDRLVESVKAYAYDKLDAAVRVEEKHAREDAIDEVKAEALSYFEAEFPDDTKAIKAVLEDIVHLIVRKLITDEHIRPDGRAVDEVRPISIEVGILPRTHGTGLFTRGQTQVLTVTTLGAAGDEQILDGLGLERSKRYIHHYNFPPYSVGETRPMRGPGRREIGHGALAERALLPVLPDENEFPYTIRLVSEVLESNGSSSMASVCGSTLSLMDAGVPITSPVAGIAMGLIKEGDQIAILTDIQGLEDHFGDMDFKVAGTSKGVTALQMDIKIMGVSREILSRALSQAKAGRLFILNKMLAVMDKPRPQLSTYAPRIITASIHPDKIRDVIGPGGKTIKKIIDETGVKIDIEDDGRVFISSMNGDGGEQALRIIQSLTQEVEVGKTYKGRVTRVMDFGAFVEVIPGVLGLTGKEGLVHISQLAHERVEKVEDIVKVGDEIMVKATAIDKQGRLNLSRKEAMPNVRKENPTSL